AATGATAGATAAGGATAATAATAGCAGCCACGCGTTTTTCATTTCCATTCCCCCTGTACTCTACTAGTCGCTAGTATAGTCAGAGGAGCGGAACTTTAAACAGGCTGATCTATGAATCTGGGATCTTCACATACGCATACAAGGCGCAAACGCGAACACCATGCGGTCTCTGCCATTTATATCTTTTTTCATCTCAACATTATATGTTGGAAAAGCCGTCGCCAGCAGCTCTTTCACCTGCGGCCCCTGTTGGTAACCGATCTCGAAAGCTATACATTTCGGTAGTTGTCTACATGTGGATAACTGTTCAACGATCGTCAAGTAGGCTGCCAATCCGTTCTTATCGGCGAACAAAGCCAATTCAGGATCAAAATCCACAACCGTATCAGCCATTTCTCCTTTTTCCTCCCAAGCTATATAAGGAGGGTTGGAAAGGAGGATATCCACTTCTACATCCATTAATGGTTGATAGAAATTCCCTTTATGAAACGTGACGTCCGCTCCGAGCGCCTGCGCGTTTTCAGAAGCTACTTTAAGCGCGGCTTCTGAAATATCCACTGCATGAACAGTACTTCCCGGTATTTCCAGCGCCGCTGTAACAGCGATAACGCCGCTTCCTGTACCGATATCGGCGATACGGGGATTCTTCATGCCGCAGCTTTCCACAATACCGATGATCCCATGCACCAACTCTTCCGTCTCCGGACGGGGAATGAGCACATGACGGTCGACTTTGAATTCTCTGCCGTAGAACGGAGCCGTGCCGATCAAGTGCTGTACCGGTACTCCCGTTTCCGCATGAGCCAGAACCGAGCGGACAAATGCCTCCCGGTGCTCTTCTGGAAATGGATCGGTCTCAAACGCCATCAGCTTGGCCCGCGACCAGCCGAACAAATCTTCCAACAGCATGTCAGCGACTCTCGTTTCTCTGTCCCTGTCCCGCAAAAAAGAAGAAGCCCAGCGGCGGGCTTCTTGAATCGTCGTAAAAGCAGGCTGCATATCATTCACCGAGCTGTTCCAACTTCTTCGCTTGTTCTTCCATCAGTAAAGCGTCAATAATTTCACTCATGTTCCCCTGCAGTACCTGATCGAGCTTCTGTAACGTCAATCCAATTCGGTGATCCGTCACTCGCGTCTGCGGGAAATTGTAAGTGCGGATACGTTCAGAACGGTCGCCGGTTCCTACCGCTGACTTCCGACTCTCATCATATTCTGCCTGCGCTTCCTGCTGGAATTTATCATAAATACGAGCACGAAGTACTTTCATCGCTTTTTCCTTGTTCTTAATCTGTGACTTCTCATCCTGAATGGACACAACGATCCCTGTAGGTTCATGAGTCAAACGTACAGCGGACATCGTTGTATTGACACTCTGCCCTCCCGGTCCACTTGACGCGAAGGTATCAACACGAATGTCCTTATCATGGATTTCCACTTCCACTTCTTCCGCTTCCGGCATGACGACGACCGTTGCAGTCGAGGTGTGAATCCTTCCGCCTGATTCCGTTTCAGGGACACGCTGCACACGGTGCGCACCGTTCTCAAACTTCAGCTTGGAGTAAGCCATGTTTCCATTAACCATGAAGATGATCTCCTTGTAACCACCAACATCACTCGGGTTGGCTTCCAAAACCTCCGTCTTCCAGCCTTGAGATTCCGCATAACGCGCATACATGCGGTATAAATCCCCGGCAAACAGAGAAGCCTCGTCTCCACCGGCAGCTCCACGCACTTCCATAATAACGTTCTTATCATCGTTTGGATCTTTCGGCAGCATCAGAACTTTCAGGCGTTCTTCAAGTTCCTGCTTCTGTCCGGACAATTCTCTGATTTCTTCTTTTACCATTTCCGTCATATCCGCATCCGACTCATCATCGAGCATCGCCTTTGCATCAGCAAGCTGCTCTGTCACTTCTTTATATTCACGGTAAGCATCGACAGTCGCCTGCAGACCAGACTGTTCCTTCGAGTATTCCCGAAGTTTATTTGTATCTGAAATGACCTCAGGATCACTTAACAATTCATTTAACTTCTCGTAACGATCTTCCAGCGTTTGTAAACGTTCGATCAATGATATGCACCTCTTTCTCCATAACATTCTAATTATATTATAGAGTAATCCCTGTTACAACCGGACATCCGCCCTCATGACGAGGAAACCCGATACACATGTGTACCGGGTTTGAAGGTCTTCCTTCTCTTACTTGATTTTCACGTGAACATCGTATCTTGGTACGGCTTGGAATACGGCTTCCTGTATCTGTTTCTTCCATTCCGAAAGTTCCGAATCACTCATGTCCGCTTCCCCGTCGATATCAACCGTCACCCACGCATCTCCCGCTTCAAGGATGATCCGTTTCACATCGACGCCGGGCAGCTGTTGAACCGCTTCTTTCATGTTTTCCCGATCCTGCTTCAACCCCCATGTATAACCAACCTTGTCGATGGAACGGGGATTTTCCGTATCACGGGTCACTTCATTGTTCATGCCCATGTTTTCAATATCGTCTCTGCTTGTCATTCCTTGATATTTATCTCCCTGCTGCAGACCGCAGGCAGCTCCGACAACAAGAATAACCAAGAGACTTATATATACCTTCCACATACCTTCACCTTCTTTTTACCGATAGTTTCTCCGGTTCAGGCGTGGATATGTAGATTTTTTACAAACAATTGTTTCACCCTGACCTGCGCATGCCTGTTCGTCGTTTCGGTTCTGTCACATACTGACGAAGCCCTTCACATAAGTCGGCATATTCCAAACACATCCGGTAGACAGGGTCCTCCTTCGAGCCTGTCAGTAACAGACATTCTTCCGCACTGGTCCTGCACACTTCCGCGCAGGATAGACACAGCTCGTCTTTCATATGGCTGCCTTTCTCCACCACTTCCGCTGCATACTTGAAGGCATTCATACATTCTTCCAACAGATTCGCTTTCACCAGAATGGAACTACTCTGATGTCTCATGGTATCTCCCTTCCTCCCTATGATGACCACCTACCATCAGAATATCACAATACCTCCCACAATAAACGACAGCGAGCACATCGACAATTATAAAAAAGACAGCCGGATTCCAGCTGTCTTCTCTTCTGTCAATTTATTGTTTTTTCTTCATAAACGGCTTCCACATCACGCTGCCGCGGCTTATTCGGAACTTCATGATGGTGGCGGCACCTTGGTTCGTAGGATTCTGATGCACCTACCAGAATGATCGGATCATCATACGAAGCCGGTTCACCGTCAATCAGACGCTGGGTACGGCTTGCCGGAGATCCACAGACGGGACAGATCGCATTCAGCTTCGTCACACTTTCACTGAGCGCCATCAATTCCGGCATCTTGCCGAATGGCTCACCTCTGAAATCTGTATCCAGACCGGCAACGATGACGCGTATGCCGCGGTCCGCCAGACATTCAACGACTTCGACGATATGCTCATCAAAGAACTGGATTTCATCAATACCGACGACGTCCACATCATCCGTCACATGCTTCAGGATTGCAAGCGAACTTTCAATGGGACGAGCCATGATCGATGTACCATTATGACTGACTACAGCATCCTCCTTGTAGCGATTGTCGATGGCAGGTTTATAAACACGAACGGTCAAATGACCGAAAGTCGCCCGCCTCACTCGTCGAATCAATTCTTCAGACTTTCCGCTGAACATACTTCCACAGATGAGTTCCACCCATCCACTCTGCTTCATTACATACACGTCACTGTCGCTCCCTTCTCATAAATCAAGAAAATCCATAAAAGGAAAAAGCCACGGCAGACGGCATATCCACCTTCCATGCACCTGGACCGTCCTGCCGAAAGATGCTGCCGGCTCCCGTGTCGCTTTTCCTTCTATTCCCATGTATCAACCGACTACCATAAAAAAAGAGCCACCCCGATCAGCCCCGATGAATCGGCGGCAATACTTCACCAAGGACAGCCCTTCCTATATATCAAACCGGATACAGGTCACACAAAGCTCCCTACACCCCTATTTTTTGACAAAAAAACAGGCAAACCTCTGAGACAATTTGCCTGTTTTTGTTCAAAATGATGAAATCTCCCCCGAAACGAGGGAGTATCATAATTATGAAAGGTTATATTTCTTCTTGAAGCGATCCACACGGCCGCCAGCTTTGTCAGCTTTCTGCTTACCTGTGTAGAACGGGTGAGACGCAGAACTAATCTCTACGCGGATCAATGGATAAGTGTTTCCATCTTCCCACTCGATTGTTTCTTCAGAAGTCTTAGTAGATCCTGTTAGAAACTTGAAATTAGAACTTGTGTCTAGGAATACGACTTTACGGTATTCTGGATGAATTCCTGCTTTCATGTTCTTCCACTCCTTTTTGCCCTGAATCCTTAGGAAACAGAGTTATTGTAAGAGCCGTCGAAGGTTCGTGATAACACCTTGTACTGAAACTCACATAGAATGATTATAACAGGGGGACTACCCCTTTGCAACAGCTAATGACAATTATCTGATTGTTGACAGAAAGTACCTTGAAAGAGAATCAGCGGCGGGTCGTCGCTTTCCCTTTCATGTCCTTATCCATCATATCGAAGAACTCTTCATTGTTCTTCGATGCTCTCAAACGGCGGAGGAGGCGGTCGGCGAAGTCATGGGAATCCGACATCGTCTTCCGGATCGCCCACAGCTTGTCCAGGTGTGCTTTAGGAAGCAGCAATTCTTCCTTCCTTGTGCCGGAACGCGGGATGTCGATTGCAGGAAAGATCCGGCGTTCGGCAAGAGAACGGTCGAGATGAAGCTCCATGTTTCCTGTCCCTTTGAATTCCTCATAAATGACGTCATCCATTCGGGACCCCGTATCTACAAGAGCCGTCGCAAGAATCGTCAAGCTTCCACCCTCTTCTATATTACGCGCGGCACCGAAGAATCGCTTCGGACGGTGGAAGGCGGCAGGATCTATACCGCCGGAAAGCGTCCGGCCACTCGGCGGAATGACAAGGTTATAGGCGCGTGCAAGACGCGTGATACTGTCCATAAGCACGATGACATCCCGCTTATGTTCAACAAGACGCATGGCACGCTCTAATACTAATTCTGATACTTTAATATGATTTTCCGGAACTTCATCGAATGTGGAACTGACAACATCGACATCAGGAGCGACGGAACGCTCGATATCCGTGACCTCTTCCGGACGCTCGTCTACAAGCAGAATGATCAGCTTGGCATCGGGATGATTCGTAGAGATGCTGTTAGCCATCTGCTTAAGGAGCATGGTTTTCCCTGCTTTCGGAGGTGCAACGATCAAACCACGCTGCCCATATCCGACAGGAGACACGAGATCCATAATCCTTGTTGAGAGCTTCTTCGTATCTGTCTCCAGCTTCATGTGCCGGTCCGGATACAGCGGAGTCAACGCCGGGAAGTGGACACGCTCTTTCGCAGAATCAGGGTCTTCCCCATTGACGGCGTCTACATGAAGAAGTCCATAATAGCGCTCGTTTTCTTTCGGAGGACGGACTTTTCCTGATACTTTATCTCCGTTTCGCAAATCGAAACGACGGATTTGGGAAGCCGAAATATAGATATCCTCCGCACTAGGAGAATAGTTGATTGGACGCAGGAATCCGAAACCTTCCGAAGGGATGATCTCCAATACCCCATCCATGAACAGAAAGCCGTCTTTCTCTGCCTGGGCTTTCAAAATCGCAAAGATCAGCTCCCGCTTTGTCAATTTGGCGTAATAGGATACTTTATATTGGCGGGCTTTCTCATAAAGTCCTTTGAGTGTCATAGTTTCTAAGCTGGAGATAGTTAAATCTGCCACGTAATCACCACTTTTTTATTTTTACTTTCGCAAGAATCCACTGGAGATAAGGTCGGTTTCACACGGAAACGGTCCCCTCCTTCAGATGATCCCTGAATATCAATAACGAGTTCCCGGACGATCCGGAACATTTGGAAAAAGTTGAATAAGGGCCTTGATCATCCCCACGAGCTGCAGCTCATTCATTCAGTTTAGAAAACGACTTTTCAAATAGATTAAGATGAAAAGAAGAAGCAGGAGAAGTGATAGGAAGTAGACGTACATACACAGAAGCTTCCAGAGGTTGATATCAAGTTCCTTAATCGCTATCAAACATCCTTTATTGTACTCCTGTCATTATACAGATTCAATGGCAATTTAAGAAATATTAAAGAGGGATAAATAATTGTAGAATAAGAGGAAGCCGCACCCCTACGGCTCCCTCTGATGGTCGTTCGATTTATGAACTTTGGAACTGTTCTATTTCTTCTTCGGACATTTCTTCGTACCAGACCTTGGCTCCCAAATCGATCAGCTTATTTGTGATATTTTCATATCCTCTTTCGATATGATCAACACCGGTTATTTCCGTAATTCCGTCTGCCATCAACCCAGCGATGACAAGAGCGGCACCGGCACGAAGATCCGTCGCTTTGACTTTAGCCCCCTGAAGAGTGGAAGGGCCGGTCACGATGGCCGAACCTCCTTCTACTTTGATGGAGGCATTCATACGCCGCAGCTCATCCACATGCTTGAAACGGGCCTGATAAATCGTATCTGTCACGACTCCGGTCCCTTCCGTCTGTGTAAGCAGCGTCGTGAAAGGTTGTTGGAGATCCGTCGGGAAACCCGGGTAGACAAGCGTTTTAATATCCACACTTTTCAATTTCTTACCAGGTCGGATATACAACTGCTCGTCATTCTCCTCAATGGTCACACCCATTTCCCTCAGCTTCGCCAACAACGACTCCAAATGTTGAGGAATGACGTTATCAATGATCATTTCCTCTCCTTGAGCAGCTGCCATAATCGTGTACGTACCAGCTTCGATACGATCCGGAATAATGGTATGCAGACAGCCGTTCAGCTGATCCACCCCTTCAATCCGGATGACATCCGTGCCGGCACCTTTGATTTTCGCACCCATACTCGTAAGCAGCGTAGCTACATCAATAATCTCTGGTTCTTTCGCAGCGTTCTCGATAACCGTTTTACCTTTAGCCTTTACGGCAGCAAGCATGATGTTGATTGTAGCACCGACGCTGACGACGTCAAGATAGATACGGGCACCCCGCAGCTCTTTGGCACGCAAATAGATCGCGCCTTGTTCATTAGTGACTTCCGCACCGAGCGCTTCAAACCCTTTAATATGCTGATCGATCGGACGCGGGCCAAGATGACAGCCGCCCGGAAGACCAATGACCGCTTTATTGAAACGGCCGAGCATGGCGCCCATGAAATAATAAGAGGCGCGCAATTTTTTTACTTTTCCGTTCGGCAGCGGCATGTCCACCATTTTAGATGGGTCGATATGCAGCGTCCGCCCTTGACGTTGGACGGTACCACCGATCTCTTCCAATAAATCTGACAATATCCCAACATCAGAGATGTCAGGCAGTCCCTCGATCGTCACAGGCGTCTCTGCTAAAATAGCAGCCGGCAAGAGCGCGACAGCACTGTTCTTCGCTCCGCTTACCCTCACCTGTCCACGAAGGCGGGTCCCACCTTCCACTAGTAGTTTATGCATGAAAAACTCCTCGCTTTAAGGTAAAGATTTATGACCTTAGTATGTGCATGTTTTTCCAAAAAACACTTATTTATTATATTTATTCCAGTCGTTCTTGAACTTCTCGATGCCCTGATCCGTAAGCGGATGCTTGACGATCTGCTGGAACACCTGAAACGGTACTGTAGCAATATGAGCCCCGTGCTCGGCGGCTTCCGTCACATGGACAGGGTGCCGGACGGAAGCGGCAATAATTTCTGTATCAATGGAATGGAGATCGAATATCTCTGAAATTTGAGCGATCAGTTCTACTCCGTTATGACCGATATCATCCAGACGTCCGAGGAAGGGGGATACATAAGATGCCCCGGCGCGAGCGGCAAGAAGCGCCTGATTGGCAGAAAAGATCAGCGTCACGTTCGTTTTTATACTCAAATCACTGAACGCTTTTACAGCCTTCAGACCTTCCAGCGTCATAGGCACTTTGATAGTGATGTTCGGAGCGATGGCGGCTAGTTCCTTCCCTTCCGCAATCATACCTTCCGCATCTTCAGCCATGACTTCAGCACTGACCGATCCTTCTACTTCTTCCGTAATTTCACGCAGGCGGTCATGGAAGGATACCCCTTCTTTAGCCACAAGACTTGGATTAGTCGTTACCCCGGCCAGGATTCCTAAAGCGTTCGCGTTACGGATATCATCTATATTCGCTGTATCGATGAAAAATTTCATATTCCCACTCCTCTTCCTTTATATAGTAGATCGGGCATAAGGAAACAATGTCGAATGATGGCGTTTTCATCCATGATGAAAAGGAAACCGCTACATCGTAGCGGCTTCCTTGCTGATAGTTGTTACGCTTTTTGAGAAGAACCGAACTCACGCATTTTACCGATGACAGTAGCCTTGATTGCATCACGGCCAGGTCCTAGGTATTTACGAGGATCGTATTGTTCCGGTTGCTCCGCAAGTACTTCGCGGACAGCCTTCGCTTGAGAAATTTGGTTCTCTGTGTTCACGTTGATCTTAGCTGTACCGAAAGAGATAGCTTTCTTGATATCAGCAGTCGGGATACCTGTACCACCGTGAAGAACTAGAGGCTTGTCTACAAGACCCATGATTTCTTCCATGCGCTCGAAGCCAAGGTTAGGCTCACCCTTGTATGGTCCGTGTACAGAACCAAGTGCAGGTGCGAATACGTCAACGTTTGTTTCGTCTACCAATTGCTTACATTCAGATGGAATCGCGTACGCTGCTTCCGCGTCATCTACGATAAGATCGTCTTCTTGTCCACCTACGCGGCCAAGCTCTGCTTCAACAGAAACGCCGTGGATGTGTGCAAGTTCAACTACTTTTTTCGTTACAGCAATGTTTTCTTCCAACGGATCGTGGGAAGCATCGATCATTACAGAAGTGAATCCAGCATGGATTGCTTCTGCACATTTTTCGAAGCTGGAACCGTGGTCAAGGTGAATCGCTACAGGTACAGTCGTACCGTAAGCTTTCATAAGTGCTTTCACCATGTCTACGACTACGTTGAAACCACCCATGTAACGGGCTGCTCCTTCAGATACACCAAGGATTACCGGAGACTTTTCTTCTTCTGCTGCTTGAAGAATCGCCTGCGCATATTCTAGGTTATTAAGGTTGAACTGTCCTACACCGTAGCGTTCTTCCTTAGCTTTTTCTAGCATTTCTTTCATTGATACTAATGGCATGAAAGATATCCTCCTTTAAATAACGTGCATTCCTATTTACAAGTCTGTTTCCATACGAAAACACACCATGTAAGTTTGGTTACAGTATTAGAATACCAATACCCTTCTTATGGTGCAACAGGAGGAGGTTTATATAGCGCTTACATCGAGAAAAAAGTCATAATCACGCCTGAACCAAGGTCCCATTAACCAATTCTTTCAAATTATGGATGTCAAAAGGCTTCTCTATGATATGGGTAACGAATGGGAAATTTATTTCTTTTTCGACGCTGTCTTTGGAAGAACCTGTAATGATCATGACGGATGAATCGTACTCACGTTCGTTCAGATAAGACAGAACATCCCTGCCATGCATGACCGGCAGGTTATAGTCCATGATGATTAGATCGAAGTTTTTCTTCTTCGTACAGTCACAGGCTTCTTTACCTGTTTTGGCGGAAGTGACGGCATACCCTTCCGCTTTTAATATTTCTTCCAGCAGAAGCCGTATTCCTGGTTGGTCGTCCACGATCAGGATGCTGTTTGTCATTCTTTTCCCTGCCTTCCCTGTTTAAGTCTCTGCCTAACCCTAATTCCTTTATTTTCTCTAGATATGTACATTCGAGAAGTCCCGCTCATTTTCCTGCATGCAAGGGGTAATAGAAGAAAATATACTTCTGTGCAGAAGAAAACGAACGACCCTCCATTCTTTTGCCAAGATTGGAGGGTCGTTCGGATGTTTTTCAAGATTCCCAGAGCCCTTGCCTGGATGGGTTCGGACTTATGGAAGCTTTCTCTTACTGATTTGTCTTCATTGCAGCCCCGATAAAGCCGTGGAAAAGCTCTTGCGGGCGTGTAGGGCGAGATTTAAATTCCGGGTGGAACTGACTCGCCACGAACCAAGGATGATCTTCGACCTCAATAATTTCAACAAGGCGGCCGTCCGGGCTTGTACCGGAGAACTTGAAGCCTTTGGCCTCCATTTGCTCTCTGTAATGGTTATTGAACTCAAAGCGGTGACGGTGACGCTCGTAGACGACTTCCTCTCCGTATGCTTCCATTGCTCTTGTACCCGGCTGCAGACGGGATGGGTAAATACCAAGACGGAGTGTGCCGCCAAGGTCGGAGATATCTTTCTGCTCTGGAAGCAGGTCGATGATCGGGTGTTCCGTAGCAGGATCAATTTCTGCAGAATGCGCTCCCTTAAGACCAAGCACGTTACGGGCAAATTCAACGGTAGCCAACTGCATACCCAGACAGATACCGAGGAAAGGAATACGCTCTTCACGAGCATAGCGGATGGCATCAATTTTTCCTTCAATACCACGATCTCCGAATCCACCGGGAACGAGGATACCGTCAACTGCCGACAAGTATTCCGCAACGTTTGATTCATTCAAGTCTTCGGAATTGACCCATTTCACATCAATGTCGGAATCATAGCCGTAGCCTGCGTGCTTCAATGCTTCGACGACAGAGATATAAGCGTCAGGAAGCTCGACGTACTTCCCTACCAAAGCAATCGTCGTCTTATGCTGCAGATTCTTCACGCGGTCGATCAACTCATTCCATTCTTTCATATCCGCCGGAGGAC
This sequence is a window from Bacillus sp. SB49. Protein-coding genes within it:
- the prfA gene encoding peptide chain release factor 1 codes for the protein MIERLQTLEDRYEKLNELLSDPEVISDTNKLREYSKEQSGLQATVDAYREYKEVTEQLADAKAMLDDESDADMTEMVKEEIRELSGQKQELEERLKVLMLPKDPNDDKNVIMEVRGAAGGDEASLFAGDLYRMYARYAESQGWKTEVLEANPSDVGGYKEIIFMVNGNMAYSKLKFENGAHRVQRVPETESGGRIHTSTATVVVMPEAEEVEVEIHDKDIRVDTFASSGPGGQSVNTTMSAVRLTHEPTGIVVSIQDEKSQIKNKEKAMKVLRARIYDKFQQEAQAEYDESRKSAVGTGDRSERIRTYNFPQTRVTDHRIGLTLQKLDQVLQGNMSEIIDALLMEEQAKKLEQLGE
- the fsa gene encoding fructose-6-phosphate aldolase — encoded protein: MKFFIDTANIDDIRNANALGILAGVTTNPSLVAKEGVSFHDRLREITEEVEGSVSAEVMAEDAEGMIAEGKELAAIAPNITIKVPMTLEGLKAVKAFSDLSIKTNVTLIFSANQALLAARAGASYVSPFLGRLDDIGHNGVELIAQISEIFDLHSIDTEIIAASVRHPVHVTEAAEHGAHIATVPFQVFQQIVKHPLTDQGIEKFKNDWNKYNK
- a CDS encoding type B 50S ribosomal protein L31; protein product: MKAGIHPEYRKVVFLDTSSNFKFLTGSTKTSEETIEWEDGNTYPLIRVEISSASHPFYTGKQKADKAGGRVDRFKKKYNLS
- the fba gene encoding class II fructose-1,6-bisphosphate aldolase, encoding MPLVSMKEMLEKAKEERYGVGQFNLNNLEYAQAILQAAEEEKSPVILGVSEGAARYMGGFNVVVDMVKALMKAYGTTVPVAIHLDHGSSFEKCAEAIHAGFTSVMIDASHDPLEENIAVTKKVVELAHIHGVSVEAELGRVGGQEDDLIVDDAEAAYAIPSECKQLVDETNVDVFAPALGSVHGPYKGEPNLGFERMEEIMGLVDKPLVLHGGTGIPTADIKKAISFGTAKINVNTENQISQAKAVREVLAEQPEQYDPRKYLGPGRDAIKATVIGKMREFGSSQKA
- a CDS encoding thymidine kinase; protein product: MYVMKQSGWVELICGSMFSGKSEELIRRVRRATFGHLTVRVYKPAIDNRYKEDAVVSHNGTSIMARPIESSLAILKHVTDDVDVVGIDEIQFFDEHIVEVVECLADRGIRVIVAGLDTDFRGEPFGKMPELMALSESVTKLNAICPVCGSPASRTQRLIDGEPASYDDPIILVGASESYEPRCRHHHEVPNKPRQRDVEAVYEEKTIN
- the rho gene encoding transcription termination factor Rho, yielding MADLTISSLETMTLKGLYEKARQYKVSYYAKLTKRELIFAILKAQAEKDGFLFMDGVLEIIPSEGFGFLRPINYSPSAEDIYISASQIRRFDLRNGDKVSGKVRPPKENERYYGLLHVDAVNGEDPDSAKERVHFPALTPLYPDRHMKLETDTKKLSTRIMDLVSPVGYGQRGLIVAPPKAGKTMLLKQMANSISTNHPDAKLIILLVDERPEEVTDIERSVAPDVDVVSSTFDEVPENHIKVSELVLERAMRLVEHKRDVIVLMDSITRLARAYNLVIPPSGRTLSGGIDPAAFHRPKRFFGAARNIEEGGSLTILATALVDTGSRMDDVIYEEFKGTGNMELHLDRSLAERRIFPAIDIPRSGTRKEELLLPKAHLDKLWAIRKTMSDSHDFADRLLRRLRASKNNEEFFDMMDKDMKGKATTRR
- a CDS encoding response regulator, whose amino-acid sequence is MTNSILIVDDQPGIRLLLEEILKAEGYAVTSAKTGKEACDCTKKKNFDLIIMDYNLPVMHGRDVLSYLNEREYDSSVMIITGSSKDSVEKEINFPFVTHIIEKPFDIHNLKELVNGTLVQA
- a CDS encoding UDP-N-acetylglucosamine 1-carboxyvinyltransferase; this encodes MHKLLVEGGTRLRGQVRVSGAKNSAVALLPAAILAETPVTIEGLPDISDVGILSDLLEEIGGTVQRQGRTLHIDPSKMVDMPLPNGKVKKLRASYYFMGAMLGRFNKAVIGLPGGCHLGPRPIDQHIKGFEALGAEVTNEQGAIYLRAKELRGARIYLDVVSVGATINIMLAAVKAKGKTVIENAAKEPEIIDVATLLTSMGAKIKGAGTDVIRIEGVDQLNGCLHTIIPDRIEAGTYTIMAAAQGEEMIIDNVIPQHLESLLAKLREMGVTIEENDEQLYIRPGKKLKSVDIKTLVYPGFPTDLQQPFTTLLTQTEGTGVVTDTIYQARFKHVDELRRMNASIKVEGGSAIVTGPSTLQGAKVKATDLRAGAALVIAGLMADGITEITGVDHIERGYENITNKLIDLGAKVWYEEMSEEEIEQFQSS
- the prmC gene encoding peptide chain release factor N(5)-glutamine methyltransferase encodes the protein MQPAFTTIQEARRWASSFLRDRDRETRVADMLLEDLFGWSRAKLMAFETDPFPEEHREAFVRSVLAHAETGVPVQHLIGTAPFYGREFKVDRHVLIPRPETEELVHGIIGIVESCGMKNPRIADIGTGSGVIAVTAALEIPGSTVHAVDISEAALKVASENAQALGADVTFHKGNFYQPLMDVEVDILLSNPPYIAWEEKGEMADTVVDFDPELALFADKNGLAAYLTIVEQLSTCRQLPKCIAFEIGYQQGPQVKELLATAFPTYNVEMKKDINGRDRMVFAFAPCMRM